The Ptychodera flava strain L36383 chromosome 14, AS_Pfla_20210202, whole genome shotgun sequence genome segment TAAAACGTTTCTGAGGACATTAAAATACGTTCTGTAAACAATGATCGTAACAATGAATTTCAACAAGGCCAATAACACACTACTATGTGATCAAAAGAGaacagttggtgtttcaacacgCTATGAGTAGAACTAGCGTAGCGTAGGTGATACCAATGCCAATGCCAATGCCAATGTGTATAttaatgacaaatatttataaacAGGGTAAGGTGCATCATACCAGACATGGTTTCTGTGAAATATATCAAAGACCTATCAGCTGAAACTCATTGTAATATgatgacctcaaaatatcttccgaTTTTCTAAGCTATTAACATGATTAATCATGAAGCAATGTAACTTTTTAGTATGCGTCAGCCATTGTCGATTTGTGACTGGATGGgcaaataaaattaaagtttaacttcatttaaaattttccaaattCTAAGGTGGTCATATTGCATACAAAACACGTGTGTtatgtttgtttatatatcacttaatttacttatttgtttgtttatttattttctaatCAATAGAGGCACGCGACAACTAGCAATATGACGTtgtagtacatgtcacagtggaGGATGATTAGAGCCGGTTGTTCCTATGAACGCCACCGTCTTCAACTTTCTATGATGGGTATACGTACATGTTAAccatttttgcatatttgtgtggCGGCGGCCCACGAGGGGCATCCGTTCActatttatcttgttcaaactCGCGCATGCAGTCCCATTCAGTGGTCACTTCTTTAACGCGCCCTCAGAATGTTTTTGAATATGTggaataaagggaaagcaactccacacatcgctCATAtgttggttgtttgcgtttaatgtatgaTAGTGTGCATTTTATGTTTCGCTGTCTTGTGTCCAGAACCGATTGACGTTCGGTTTCGTGTCGTTTGTCATGAAGTCATTTCTCTTAGTATCATAACCGAGAGCAAAATTTTGCTACGGACCTGCGATCTTCGACATTTGTACTCCTCGCATTTTACGGCATTGCTCATGTTTTGTTGATCacagtcagattttgacatAGGTAGAAAAAAGGATACAAAACACTGAACTTAGGAGATACACCTTGTGTGGCAGAATATTGTTGCAGACGGCGGAAGATGTCGCGTGACGTACAGCTGATAACATCAAGGCTTTGATCAtcgacattttgaaatttgatcacTTTGAATTTTTATGCTTGTTCGGGCGACTTTCAAAATTCTCTACATTTCAAATTTGTATCACCGCGTTCATACTTGTTTACTGAATTTacaatcaaaatggccgccaccttTTTATGGTTTTGAGTCATATAACTTTGTAGGCGAACAGAACTTTTCGACATTTTAATGAACATTACGTGTCTATAGTATTAGGACTATTCTTGCACAAGTTTAAAAGTCAATCCATCTAAGCTGTAGACAGGCGGTAAAGTGAAAATGCATCATTTAGAGTTCGCATGAGTAACGTTGAGGTGTATTCTAGCCATATAGACGATGCTAATGATTTTGAGATTTGAATAATTGATTGCAGGTCTATAAAGAATCGGTGGTTACCAGCTAAATTTAGTTGTTTCTATTTTCAGCCAATAAATGTGGTGAAACATGCTACCGGGTCTACGTATATGGTTGCTACACCCGGCCCTTGGATCACTCTCATGTTGGTTATGTCGCTGAGTGACCAGAAATTTCGGACCTTATACAAGGACACGACCGTAATGGAATCACGATAGCTTCAGACAGACTATTGATGTTACGCCTGCTATACAATAATATGAATGAGCAGCTTTAGCCGACTGTAGTCAATGAACGCGCACAGTAGCCGTTCATCCCTATTCACAAGTAAAAAGTTCGTTGAAGAACGGAAATCATATTCCGGTCCGCACGGCTTGGTACgggcatggaggtagtacccaTGGTATGGGTCAGTATAGCGTAAACCAAGACCAGGTCTCTACCTGGAGAAATACCCTTGGCTAGAGAAGTTTACAGAAAATAAACTTGTCTCCAGTTCTTGTTGACCACAACAAAAGCTGCAAAAGGGTCGGTGACACGCCCTGATCCGACTGAACTTTTGCACAGGTGATAATTTAAGCCATTTATTGTGCTCTCTTTACGGCTTTATTTGTCTTGTGCGTAATCGGGAATACGCCCAATGTGAACAATGtataaccacggtccctcttgAAGGGACTGTAGTATGACACACATAACGACACTCAGTGAGTCTGCGTCGCAGTCTGGGCTAGTGTACGTACAGATGCAAATAGCTGAACACGTGGCTTCGTCTGGAACAATAATAACTCATTAACCAACGCATATACGGAGACCGCGGTTGATATGATATTGACCATGATGACATGACGAGCGTACACAGGTTCAGGTAACATGTCCATATATTACTGGAAAAAGACACGCGTTCTGCAACTGCTGGTCATCCTTGGATGCACCTTGTGTAGTTTTAAAGTGTTCATGTCTTTGCCGGCTGACGACTATGCCCCAGTGAATAGCGGCGACCTACACCACCGTAGTGCAAAACACAAAGTTGAGCAATCGGAGGTAAACCtgtatatttcaatttattttgaatgCCTTATGGGATATGCCACACGTTCCCATACAGGGCCTAACCTTGCAGCATGTATGTTAACGAATCCATGCGACATAAGGATGTGAAGGTCTGTAGGGCTGTCAGACTAGTCGAGTTGGTTCATGTCAGCTATTCGATCGAATTCGAGTAATTCCTGGGTGTTGCCAACACTTCATCATATTATGGGTTAACTTTAAAATGTAAAGCCTAGAATGTACCGGCATATATAGTTAAAATTTATGTAACAAGGAACACATGTTGCtatttttggggaaaaaagCGATTGGACTCGGGTTttgtttgatttcaaaaggCCTGTTAGCAGATTTATGGAACACTCAATGTTCAGAAGCCTTGCTATATGTGAAAAGGTTCATTGTAATTAAAATCGGTCACACCTGTTTTTAACATTCAATGTGTATCCTGCATAGTTACTATGAGTTAGACGAAGTCGGCCGAACTTTTCTTCAACATTCAGTTGCTAACACAGCGGAGCAAACATATACGGAAACCGGCGGTGTACAAAGGCTATCTTTGGTCTTTGGCGGATGGTGTTACGTTTCACAATGTCTGGGAATTGTTTGCATTGCGGTTCATCGCTTCTCTTGATTAACCTGTTTACCAGGTGTCTCCTTAATGCCCTAGTAAGCAATAAGCAAAAGATAGCATTAAGTGTTGAAGTGATGTGGGTGACCCTGAAAACTAAACACAAATTATTCGCTCACTCATCTACTGTTTTCCGAGACGTGCAAAGTACGTGAGACCTATACATGAACTGAGATCCGAGCTGTTTCGCAGACTTTTGAACCTTGGGGGTATAGCGCTATCTCCATGATTGAACAGAACGTGTGACTGATATATGGTCGGTAGTCGTATAATGTGTAAAATCGGTGAATACTCACAGTTTCTGTATCacaaaagtcaataaaatacatgtacagtgtgatgTTACGTGCTCAAAGGGTAAAGTTCAGTGTACGAAGTCAAAGGACTGTCTAGTGTAATCTTTCGCACTGTTGTATTTACTGTTTCATGGCCTTCCGAGATGCGATCATATTTATCGTGTTTTCAATTCATATCACGGGCGACTTGTTACACCCTACACCGCCGCTATGACGTGCTGCATGGCGGGTAGGCCTATTCCTGGCGAACACTTCGCAATAGCAGATCATTAGAATCCTTTACGAGCAAGTGCGAACGAACACATCAAAAGCAAGAAACCGGGATCAAAATAGCAATACACTTATTTTACACGCAGGGGAGTGACTACGTTTTacaaaactcagaaaactaCGATGACTGTTCGATGTAGTAAATAAACAGCCAATATAGTTAGCCAGTGTCCTTGGAGTACTTTAAAGTTACTTTTAAATTCGATTCTTATTTCTTACCCTTGATTTATCATTTCTGGCTTGGTTATCAGGTGTTTGTAACCGGTGTGACACATGATAATCGCGGCGGTCGCCAAGTTTATCTATGTCGTGCGATTTTGCCGGCCAGTGGGGTTAGAGGGCATCACGCGTCCGAGTAGCCTGCTATAAACATTCCACCTGGGAGTCTTGAGTTAATCAAAGCTACGCAGCTTTATCTATTCTGTTATCTTTATTCGTGGAATTAATGTAATGCCAATGTTTACAGTCGTGGGCAGTTAATAATTGAATCAATATCTGGTAGTTATCTGTATCGATGCCGAGAAAAGGGCAACCAAATATTACTCCAAACATTGTTTGATaaaaagtttacgaccttgtaTGTGGTGTTTTCTCTGTTCTTGCCAAGATTTTCAAAGGAGAAAGCAAACTATTGGGAATTCAAAGAGTTAACGAGCGAAAGCATCACCAGCGAAAGGGTCATCGTGTCCCCGGCCTCGTTCACGTGTCAGGAAATGAAGTGGACTTACAACAGCGAAGAAAAAACCTAAATATTCAAGTCGAATCAAAGCACGAAGATGTATTTCAGGGTGTCGACACTGAAGAAGAAAGTGAAAGAGAGCCTGGAGAGGTTAAGAAGATGAAATTTGGAAACGATCTTCAAAATGGCGAAACGAAATTGACGAAGGCGACCTTCATGTTCGGTAAATTGGGTAACTATGAACCACCCGAAACGGAACCTCGAACAGGTTTTGGTGAAAACGGCATAGGTGTAAAGCCAAATCCTGTGGACGAGGCTAGATACCGCGACAGTATTCGAGAGTATGGTTTCAATTTGGTCATTAGCGACCAAATCTCACTTGACAGGAGTGTTAAAGACATACGGGATCCAGAGTAAGTCAATACTTTCTATTCGAGCAACAACGTAACAATTTCAATCTATTAAATAAGATCAATTATAGGATAttaccacagtccctcgtgggctattcagctctgggactattcgccccaaagacgagtgtacagaagcgtacactcgtctatggagcgaatagtcccagagctgaatagcccaccaaacgactgtgataTTACTTTAAAAGAAATGGTTTTGACGATTTCGAAGTAGTACCTCGAATTTTGGACAAGGTATAAAACGTGAAATTTGCAGTTGCAGATGAtcagatttatttttaaaataaataacgACAATGAAAATTCAGGAAAAGAGTGAAATGACATGTATCTCCAATAAGATTAGAACAACTTGATCTTCATGGTAAACTCTGTCGGGTCGCCACTACCGTGCTAATGTGCGTCGAAACATAGCTTTGAGACATGTTGACGTTATGTTTCGCACTTGTGGTTAAAACACGGTCCCTCTAAACCGAAAAGTATGCAGAATCGATGTAAAATGTAGGTATGACTCTGCAACAACTTACAAGAATTGCATTTAATCCCAATAATATCCGAGTAATATTTGGCAGACAAAGATTTATTATGAATGAATTCACTCGAAGGATTCCACGCAAAAAGTAAAAATTCTGCAGAGAGATATTACAAACCAGTGCCCCACTAAAAAGTAAACGGCGTCACGCCAACTATTAATAAAAAGCCATTTAGCCCTCCATATCAATTTATGAGATATTGTATAGCCATGAAAACGACGTTGCCGTGTTGAATAGATTTAACGACAAAACACACATCGACTTTCCTGACGTGGGTATTAATTTCAAATTCTGCAGATGTAAATATTGGCACTACCCTGAAGACTTGCCGCGGGCAAGTGTTGTGATCGTGTTCATCAATGAAGGTTGGTCAACCTTAATGAGAACAGTTCACAGCGTTATCAACTCGTCGCCGCCCCACCTACTGGCCGAGATTGTCCTGGTCGATGATTTCAGCGATAAAGGTGAGCTATATCTGAACCTTGTTCAAACAAGAATAGCGTGGAGTACCCAGAGGCCTTGGAGTCCTCCGCGACCTTTTAAGTGAATACTAGAGGTCGCAGTGGCATGAATATGTATAGCCACGGTGCCTCGGACAGTGATGTAGCTAGCGATGCCAGGTCAACGATTTTCACCTTTGACAGGGTTTGATTCAAGAGGCAAAATTAATCTCCTCCCAGTCTTTTCAAAATCCGCGTAAAAAGAAATAGATACCTACCTACCGGTCGACTTAACTAATAGATCTACCtacaacctacctacctacctacctacctacctacctacctagacctacctacctacctacctacctacctacatttTAAAACTGACACTTGCAAAAGTTCCAAGCATAGTTGATGCTGCACTTTCGATCTAAGCATTTGTTGTCCTTTCAGTCCTCTTCAACTGGCTAATACTTCACCCCGGTAATGTACTTACATGACAAGCATTGTGTCATCTTTTTCGTAGATCACCTCGGTAAACGACTTGAAGATTACATTGCCCAACCTAAGTTCAATGACAAGGTGAAACTGGTTCGAAACAAACAACGAGAAGGATTGATCCGATCTCGAACGATTGGCGCCGTCAACGCCGAAAGGGGAGAAGCGGTCGTCTTCCTTGACGCTCACTGCGAATGTAGCAAAAATTGGTTGCCACCGTTACTTACAAGGATTAAAGAGGACAGGTAACGAAGACGATCTTAAACGTACAGAGCCATGATTGCTGTGGGTCAATTAGCACAATGTCGAGGAAATTTCttcacttatttatttatttatttatttatttatttat includes the following:
- the LOC139150096 gene encoding N-acetylgalactosaminyltransferase 7-like — encoded protein: MSIYYWKKTRVLQLLVILGCTLCSFKVFMSLPADDYAPVNSGDLHHRSAKHKVEQSEIFKGESKLLGIQRVNERKHHQRKGHRVPGLVHVSGNEVDLQQRRKNLNIQVESKHEDVFQGVDTEEESEREPGEVKKMKFGNDLQNGETKLTKATFMFGKLGNYEPPETEPRTGFGENGIGVKPNPVDEARYRDSIREYGFNLVISDQISLDRSVKDIRDPECKYWHYPEDLPRASVVIVFINEGWSTLMRTVHSVINSSPPHLLAEIVLVDDFSDKDHLGKRLEDYIAQPKFNDKVKLVRNKQREGLIRSRTIGAVNAERGEAVVFLDAHCECSKNWLPPLLTRIKEDRTAVVCPMVDSIDAETYNYRAQAGGMARGVFNWDFFYKRIPITNREIQRREKETEPYRSPVMAGGLFALSRSFFFDIGGYDSGLDIWGGEQYEISFKIWMCGGSLEFVPCSRVGHIYRRGGLPYTYPRPAEDGVSTVNKNYLRVAEVWMDEYKEYFYRMKPELRGKSYGDVSQQKQMRQEKCPHSFRWFMDEVAYDIVERFPLPAENIAWGAVAAFDSHYCLDNEGMTRGAEVSIHRCHGLGGSQLFRLNEVGQFRVNEECLYADNGDVRQQRCVVGKRYGWFYKQGTSHIAVTTEDKNTMCLDHDASYKDVFLSPCQDDENSQKWIFRQ